The Mesomycoplasma ovipneumoniae genome includes a region encoding these proteins:
- a CDS encoding DUF4231 domain-containing protein yields MVIKNVRLDSDSYEFAKFLYRKTLVKARIFQILFWTVSIFSIFFGFFSTLMGIFKLASPKLSEFEPFANFFISTDENGAKVDQWPIFVLWINLSISIINSLFALFLIKPRWIRNQEINDFLKIEIILFETKTGKYANSQNLQIELFNSICKFLGILKALENKQKEQKTNIDKKEQTNE; encoded by the coding sequence ATGGTTATAAAAAATGTCCGACTTGATTCAGATTCTTATGAATTTGCAAAATTTTTATACAGAAAAACGCTTGTAAAAGCAAGGATTTTTCAAATTTTATTTTGAACGGTTTCCATTTTTAGTATTTTTTTTGGATTTTTTTCAACCTTAATGGGTATTTTTAAATTAGCTTCACCAAAATTAAGCGAATTTGAACCTTTTGCCAATTTTTTTATTTCAACTGACGAAAATGGAGCAAAAGTTGACCAATGACCAATTTTTGTCTTATGAATTAACCTGTCAATCTCAATTATTAACAGTCTTTTTGCGCTTTTTCTAATAAAACCACGTTGAATTCGCAACCAAGAAATTAATGACTTTTTAAAAATTGAAATTATTTTGTTTGAAACCAAAACAGGAAAATATGCAAATTCACAAAATTTACAAATTGAACTTTTTAATTCAATTTGTAAATTTTTAGGAATTCTCAAAGCTCTTGAAAATAAACAAAAAGAGCAAAAAACTAACATTGATAAAAAGGAACAAACTAATGAATAA
- a CDS encoding single-stranded DNA-binding protein, whose protein sequence is MNRIILVGRVSSKPVLMTSKSNVNFIRFNLAIDRRKYSQNSPTITDFIPVVAWRQNATLLDKLITVGSLVAIEGSLQSYRVMSNTTNYLTNYEVNVDYFRLLETKEQLEMRRQKLAQKVGEPTFEPLFDDFQLPQNNTKSFQEDNIFQTEPSVNFDETNVEITGEDNDPFADWEIDDLDPNK, encoded by the coding sequence ATGAATCGAATTATTTTAGTTGGACGCGTTTCTTCTAAACCTGTACTTATGACATCAAAGTCAAATGTTAATTTTATTCGATTTAATTTAGCAATTGATAGACGAAAATATAGTCAAAATTCGCCTACAATTACTGATTTTATTCCCGTAGTTGCTTGACGACAAAATGCAACATTGCTCGACAAACTAATTACCGTAGGAAGTTTAGTAGCAATCGAAGGTTCTTTACAATCTTATCGTGTTATGTCAAATACAACAAATTATCTTACTAATTATGAAGTAAATGTTGATTACTTTCGTTTATTAGAAACTAAAGAACAATTAGAAATGCGCCGTCAAAAATTAGCTCAAAAAGTTGGTGAACCAACTTTTGAACCTTTATTTGATGATTTTCAACTTCCCCAGAATAATACAAAATCATTTCAAGAGGATAATATTTTTCAGACAGAGCCATCAGTAAACTTTGATGAAACTAATGTTGAAATTACTGGTGAAGATAACGATCCTTTTGCTGACTGAGAAATTGATGATCTTGATCCTAACAAATAA
- a CDS encoding TIGR00282 family metallophosphoesterase translates to MKSATVLFVGDIFGAPGIEMFKNQLNILRKNYNFDLIIVQAENITGRKGLNKRDYLYLKELGVDIFTIGNHVWSNPEIALIIDNPDIVRPLNIDKEYSGKGTTTILKNGKTFRITSLLGVAFNKLVKPWNHQFADNFFDAIDKVIAEDDADFHIVDFHAETTSEKNVLGIYLNGKINALLGTHTHVQTSDARELSLGTLFITDVGMTGPANDAIGVKFLGVYNRIRYNKSTKFQTSDNDCQFNAVILEITDNLKNQKIIPINIYK, encoded by the coding sequence ATGAAATCTGCTACTGTCTTATTTGTTGGTGATATTTTTGGTGCGCCTGGTATAGAAATGTTTAAAAATCAACTTAATATTTTGAGAAAAAACTATAATTTTGACTTAATAATAGTTCAGGCTGAAAATATTACCGGTAGAAAAGGACTAAATAAAAGGGATTATTTATATTTAAAAGAGCTTGGTGTTGATATTTTTACTATTGGCAATCATGTTTGATCCAATCCTGAAATTGCTTTAATTATTGATAATCCAGATATTGTTAGACCGCTAAATATCGACAAAGAATATAGTGGCAAAGGTACTACTACAATTTTAAAAAATGGAAAAACATTCAGAATAACTTCACTTTTAGGTGTGGCATTTAATAAGTTAGTCAAACCTTGAAATCACCAATTTGCTGATAATTTTTTTGATGCAATTGACAAAGTTATTGCCGAAGATGATGCTGATTTTCATATAGTTGATTTTCATGCTGAGACAACAAGTGAAAAAAATGTGCTTGGAATTTATCTAAATGGTAAAATTAATGCACTTTTAGGAACTCATACCCATGTTCAGACTTCTGATGCTAGAGAATTGTCGCTTGGAACACTTTTTATAACTGATGTTGGAATGACTGGTCCTGCAAATGATGCAATTGGTGTAAAATTTCTTGGTGTTTATAATAGAATTCGCTATAATAAAAGCACAAAATTTCAAACTTCGGATAATGATTGCCAATTTAATGCTGTTATTTTAGAAATAACTGATAATTTAAAAAACCAAAAAATTATACCAATCAATATTTATAAATAA
- the rpsR gene encoding 30S ribosomal protein S18 produces the protein MNKKYAKKFKKKVCQFCEAKLFYIDYKSTEVLQRYINSFGKIQPSRITGNCAKHQRKLSLAIKRARFVALLPFVGDRIRGSYDKTRV, from the coding sequence ATGAACAAAAAATACGCTAAAAAATTCAAGAAAAAAGTGTGCCAATTTTGTGAAGCTAAACTTTTTTACATTGACTATAAGTCAACTGAAGTGCTTCAACGTTATATTAACTCTTTTGGAAAAATTCAACCTTCAAGAATTACAGGAAACTGTGCAAAACACCAACGTAAACTATCACTAGCAATTAAAAGAGCACGTTTTGTCGCTTTACTTCCGTTTGTTGGTGACAGAATCCGTGGAAGCTACGATAAAACTCGAGTTTAG
- the ychF gene encoding redox-regulated ATPase YchF, whose translation MNLKAGLIGLPNVGKSSLFSALTKMNVEIANYPFATIDSNIATVEIRDPRLINLADIVKPNKIVFSTYSFVDIAGLIKGASLGEGLGNKFLENIRNVDCLVHVVRCFDDSKIIHVNNQVNPIFDIQTINLELILADLSSIESIIARLSKKINNTNDKQAKVEFELAKKAKYHLQKDKSLRDLSLDNEERQIIKNWQLLSIKPILYVANIDQKSVSDPLKNPYFSELKAYLEKENAILIPICVALEHEISQLDQEEKQLFLQEFGLEKSSLDFLVLNSFKLLGLGTFFTVGKKEVRSWIFRKNTTAVDCSGIIHSDFVKKFIRVEIIAYEDFIEFKSEKALKEKGKIRLEGKEYLIKDAEICHFRISN comes from the coding sequence ATGAATCTAAAAGCAGGTCTTATTGGACTTCCTAATGTCGGAAAATCGTCGCTTTTTTCAGCATTGACAAAAATGAATGTTGAAATTGCTAATTATCCCTTTGCAACAATAGACTCAAACATTGCAACTGTTGAAATCCGTGATCCAAGACTAATTAATTTAGCTGATATTGTTAAGCCAAATAAAATTGTATTTTCGACTTACTCTTTTGTCGACATTGCCGGTTTAATAAAAGGAGCTTCACTGGGCGAAGGACTCGGTAATAAATTTCTTGAAAATATTCGAAATGTTGACTGTCTAGTTCATGTTGTGCGCTGTTTTGATGATTCAAAAATAATTCACGTTAATAATCAAGTAAATCCTATTTTTGACATCCAAACGATAAATTTAGAGCTAATTCTTGCCGATTTAAGTTCAATTGAGTCAATTATTGCCCGACTTAGTAAAAAAATCAACAATACAAACGACAAACAAGCAAAAGTTGAATTTGAACTTGCTAAAAAAGCAAAATACCATTTGCAAAAGGATAAGTCATTACGCGACTTATCTTTAGATAATGAAGAGCGTCAAATAATCAAAAATTGGCAACTTTTAAGTATAAAACCAATTTTGTATGTTGCTAACATTGACCAAAAATCTGTCAGCGATCCCTTAAAAAATCCATATTTTTCTGAGCTTAAGGCTTATCTTGAAAAGGAAAATGCAATTTTAATCCCAATTTGCGTTGCCTTAGAACACGAAATTTCCCAACTTGATCAGGAAGAAAAACAACTCTTTTTACAAGAATTTGGACTAGAAAAATCATCTCTTGATTTTCTTGTTCTTAATAGTTTTAAACTTCTTGGCTTAGGAACTTTTTTTACTGTTGGAAAAAAAGAAGTTCGCTCATGAATATTTAGGAAAAATACAACTGCAGTTGATTGTAGTGGAATTATTCACTCTGATTTTGTTAAAAAATTCATAAGAGTTGAAATTATCGCATATGAAGATTTCATTGAGTTCAAAAGCGAAAAAGCACTTAAAGAAAAAGGTAAAATTCGTCTTGAGGGAAAAGAATACTTGATAAAAGACGCAGAAATATGCCATTTCCGCATAAGTAATTAG